Below is a genomic region from Eupeodes corollae chromosome 1, idEupCoro1.1, whole genome shotgun sequence.
tatattttgtttttattttattatataacaaATCAGTGCTTCATTTAGcttttacatatatatttaaatgtgtattttatactgtgtatgttttattataatttaaattttgttgcacAAATTCTATTATTTGtgataattaaacaaaaaattaaaaaaaaaaatatatttaaatcaaactttttacccccgcccaaaaacaaaaataaataaataaataaacgtaaaagtataattaaaaaagaaaaacaagaataatCTCATAATTGTAAAAAGAACTCTATTCATACGATAAACTTGacgtattcatttttttatatatatataaattatattgtaccatttttcatcattttagtaatttaattttaatttttatatattttgttctcgttCTTTTCGTTTTCTTCGTCTCAAAAACCACAATTAAATGtcatcaaatttttgtttaaaaaataaaaaaaaactaaattataaaaaataaagtgaaacaaattaactaaacaaataaaaaaatacaatgtaaAAGTAACAGAAAAATCGTCATCGTATTTAGGAAATAAGCTACCAAAGGACTAAtacattataattaaaaatattatatttaattattattatcaatgtaaatttagaatatatatatatatatattaaaaaaaagaataaaactaacaaaaaacaattaaaattgacCACACACATTACACACActgaatatttattattattttctcttaCATACTTCATGTATCGTCTTCTTCTCtaagatatttataaaatttgtttttaattttttttgtactccagttctttttgttttgttttttattttttacaaactatacaacaaataaagaagccatatttatatatagatatatattaataataaaaaaagagaatattatttaaaaaacaaacaaatgaacGAACTTGAATCTATATTGCtgcattaatttataataagttttgattattttttttacctaTATAAgttaaactaataaataataattaaatttaataaaagaaaatatctcgaGTATTGTATTTAAGTTGTATGAAAGTGAGGAACCTGTCTCTATGGGAGAACTACAAAAAAGCGCACAAAATTATTGAGCgtaacgacgacgcgacgcgacgacgaaTCGTCATGTGagatttaatcaaatatttgcagcagtttaggttTCTGGTTGTTGaaatattctttcttttttttaatgtacaaTTTCTCttctatttatgtttttaatttagaaaaattatattaataacaatataaaagaaaaagaaataacaaacacaaaaacaacaaatttataataaaattaatgttcaatttaattaattataattattattattattctcacATTTAAGTACaggaaatagatttttatacacgaaatagatttttattataaaaagaaaaaaacaaaaaacttttgtacgtttagattttaataacattttttaaaatggttccatcaaaaaaataataataataataataatatatatttgtGAAGTGAGACATGAAACAAAATCTATtgtgtatgtataaaaataaaacaaaaaaaacatatacgaTATATAATTATGAAgcttttattatgattttttttttaaatagaaataaataatctagtctatatacaaaaataacaatttttttatttatattattaaaatcaattgatttttttgttttgttttccatttgttatattttttgaattcctgGACAGTACGTTTTCCGTCATCTTTATCGCATCGTGTAgtcaaaaaattggttttatttgatttgattagtaaaaaaaacaacgtcaaaagttcttacaaaaaaaaataaaacaattaaacttaTGTTCTTCATTGATACTGTAAATTCTAATTGTTTTTTACTTGTCTGCAAAATTaagttgcttttttgttttatacaataatttatttaagggTAAAGCTTTCCTGGGACTCTACTCTGTActtcgtttttaaaatcaaacttttgaaagCGAATATGTTGCAATCTTAATTTAGAAAGCGCAAAGAAGTTTACTCCTTTTCGGAATGGCATTTCCTAAAGCGAAATGTTTGTACCTGGCAACTAATTTTCGAAtgtcaaaagatttttaaaacgtaaaatttatttctacatttatgcccatgttctgcatttcacttattgagAATACACTTTGCGTAAGTGAATTtcggtgttccacaattcgttgtTTTGAATTAGATTTTCGAACATATAAAAACATGACCTGTATTTCGGTTTGGTCCATTTTTTGATTGCATTCaaatcactttttttatttctgtgagttcatctttgatagcttccttctgTTAGTAATCTGTGAATTCATCTTTGATCAATTCCTTCTGTTAGTAATCGGAATGTTGCagttagtttttgaattgaaggaatcgatgaaggtattataaaaggttctatttcccttagaatatataaaaaagcgtctttgcttaatctaaaattaattaatgaaagcttaaaaggggaattaagaattaactttatttatcagaacaattctgCATAACTTTCACACACTTAAATTGTGTCAGGTAAATCCACTAAATTTGATTTGTtcgcaaaattcgtcttcttattttttctcttgtattttgttcacattttgttaaaattgccaataatattgcatccatctttgaaacagcaaacattttagttacgaaacaaaataaaaatggatgacccttcagttctgacagttcaaagcaatttcgaagttttcgaaatcgatcgaattgaagaacatgcaatttcatttcacgtaaaattgaaaagttataatacatatattttatacaatatattttctattgtaCTGCAGACCTCCCCTCGCCAACTTGATACGGTTTGCTGTGCTATGCCAATGGAATAATCCTCCATACCCTACAAATTTTAAGGTGGCACCTAGTTTTAATATGTCTGGAACGGCAGTTGACCTTAAGTAAGCTGATAATTCTTCTTGTATTGCATTTAAGATGTATAAAAAAGCGTCCTTCGAAATGCGGAAGTTCtgtacaaaactaaaataataaacaataatattattttgaattttttccaaaagtaaaaAGTTGCCTTTTATAACTTTCCATAATGTTTGATTTTTCCTttacaatttttcattcaattgcTTTCAATATCCATCTAAAGAGCTACTGAATCCATTAActtttgttataataataatatttgtataaattctttctttaaaaattacaacatttctcttgactggaaagtttgttttgttatgaTTTCTCGAAGAAAActaattggaaaaaagaaagaacgtATTTAGTACCATTTTTTTCCGTTTTGAAGATCTTACAGATTACGAAATCAAATTCGGAACGAAAATCACTTTCGAAACGAAATATAGGGTAGGCCCCCTGCtgattttcaatattaagcaggttcagacgacataggGGTTTTGAAAGTAAGTCAAGTTTCCAGCATctcattggaaagttgactggaaagttagtcaaaaaaaatctcgcttactattaagtcaagtcaacttatgtcaaaatgacaattgatcatgtcttttcattcaactaaaagctgaactttattataatgctttctgtaaaaaggtttcttgtaaaattgaaaaacaaataagtaatttttcttaacaatacaaaatacaaaacgtgatggacttgtagcttgtctgagaagtgtttgtagacaataatgattttggtagtttttgtactatgaacttgaagtagaggtttgtgaaataaagtattgaatttgaaattcaagacacttggaaaactaactagttgccttggtcaaaatttacgttcaaagaatgaagttggaTGCCAtagaagtcccttatgttgcctaaATTTGTCCATTCTCTCTATCACATCAGATTTTTAAGAACtgtctttttaaacaaaacataaaaacgatAATGACTAAACTGTTAGCTATGGCATTGGTAGTTCTGTGTGCCTCGTTGCCCCGTCTTTTTGGTACCGCGTACCTTTCGAGGCAAGATCTCCAATCAATGGTTAAAAAAACGGTTATCATTCGGCCATATCGAGAAATCTTTAAATTCCGTTCATCATCATACTTTCACTAGGTGCATAAATATTTCTACTGAgtgtcaattttatattaatgagAATTTTCATTAGCatgtagaaatatttttttatatataaatttgtattcttgaTTTCGAATACAAAGTTCGACCTTAGCTAtctgtttaagtttaaaaaatgcacGTTTTCCATTTTAAGTATGAACGGTTCATCGACCTTATAAGCTTTATGAAGGATAGGTGAAGATTAATAACTAATGAggatttttcagaatttttttaaatactgaaaatatttcaaataaatattcaaaataggGATTTTTGAGTTGGTAAATCGACAcgaaaaaaactacttcataaATATACATAGCTTCCTAAAACATAtgcatgtgttttatttttcgaatttcaaaatgtgatgtaatatctcaaaaacctgatgggatagaataattttgttgtcaggTTAGGACTAGGGCCAGTTACAAAGCTTTGTCGACCAGTTTGGGTCGGAACTTCTTGGGAGGACTACTCAAACATTCTGagatgtatttttctttttacactCTATAACTTATCTGagacaattaattaaaaattggtattcCTGTACGAAATGAAAGTTTTCGAGAGTATAAACATTTTGGAATTCATATTTTACAATTCATAATCATTGTTTTGATGCTGTTTTATCCAGACAAAGTTACCGTTAAGCTGAAAAGAAGTCaaccaaaaaaagaattgtGTTGGTTGATCGGTAATCATTGAACATCTTTGGCGATAGGggtttttaatatcaattgaaatgatgtttaaaagtttttaatcatagtagtgaaattaatttttatttgaaattaaattgaaaataagggACAAAACAACTTGATGTGATAGAATCATCGTTATGTTTTAAGACTGATGAAAACTCCTTTCATGACTTGACTTAAAAATTATGTGgcgatgttttttaaaataatttttaaattcgatgattattatcaatcaaatagcaaaatattgaaaagatttttttttgaacttagTTGTATAGATGCTCTTGTATTTTAAAACCCATCTTCCCGCCGTTTTAAAgttaacatttcaaaacaagattcactttgaattttgttaagtttACTACTATAAGACTGCATAATCAAAGTTAAGTGTGTCTATGGAGTTATTTAAACTGTTttctagatttaaaaataaagattcaaTAAGGTTTatatagtttaaacaaaaaaacaatttcgatTTTCCgtccaattttttaataagattaaaCACCCATTACGAATAACAAATCGTACATACATTCGGCTCAAAGCAAACGAAATTTGAACTTAAAGCACttcaagaattacttttgatttaaaaaatgctatttCATGTTGAATGTTGAACGGAAATGTTCTATTCAAAATAATCTCCATATTCATCCTAATATCGATCTCGatctattcatttttaaatctgcATTGAATAACGTTTATCTTTTTGAAACTCCAATTTTTAGGGTCTTTGAATACTTGCTGTTTTGAAAAATCTCTCCATTTGACTACTTCCATGATTCCTATCagacatatttttgttatatttagcttaatttcaaaaacttttttttaaaataaaaagttcttGAAAGACTCGGCCTTGTTCGTAGCCAATTTGTTGGTGTAATTGGCAAACAAATGGAAGAAAACCAAGCTACTTTTAAATAACTAAATCCATAAATACTCACCGTCATATGTTAGAAATAAACTTGGTTTTATGGTATTAGCAATCAACTCATACGTTCAAGACCTCAGATAGTAATTAGATAGGAAATACTCTGCCAAGATATTACAATCAGCTTAAAACGAAGACCAACGAAAATAGGACTACCACAATTAAGTTAAACGAGATTAGGTTAAAAGTGctattaatgaattttaatattgataagttgtttaaaaaatgtataattggaaagatttttgtttcttgaaaGCAGACAATAATTtgttagttattttgttttatacacttttttgtattgttattattatttgtttttgtatattgttaCTGAAAATAGCccatagaaaattaaataaaataaagaaaaacacttgaatacaaaaagaaagccatatttaaatacaaattctactaaaaggaaattaaataatgcacccaaataaaaaatatcccaCCTTAAAAGCAATGAAAACCTtttcgaaaaatacaaaaatctcaactccatttattaaaagtaatatcttaattttcctctatatttatttgacttttaatatattttattagtaAATTTAAGCGATTctgttttgtttcttgtttttttttttaaataaaactattcgTAACAATcgaaactaaaatatttaaaaaatgaaccaataataaacaaaattcatgcTGTAACTTAGCTTGAACAATTTAACTAAAAAGAATCAATTCcaatttacaaatacaaatttcagacaatttattgttagatttttctaaactaactaaccaaataaataaataaaaaaatacttgtttatattcgaatattttatttattttgttgattttaattttgttttgtactgatttatgtagtttttagttttaaataataaaaaacaaaataaaatttagataactatttaaaacataaaattcaaaagaaagaaagaaatgataatgaaaaataaaaatatattgtaatttgTAACCATGTATCACTTATctgatatattttgtattaataaataaatgtttaaatacaaaGTTATTATGTTCTCTTTTGGATTTATTTGTGGAATATAAACGAAGAGCAGCTCCtaatcatgaaaaatgcttcGCAAATTATTCTTTCATCCCTGACATCACTTGCACGCAGGATTGTTTGAGTTGAAACCTTGGCCGACACTGAagccactgcgtaagcttttccatcttttctgCTCTataggtctctttccgagtggatggaaaacatcATATGTCCAGCCCGTCCCTAAAAACGGCGAATCTTCCCCTGCactcactttttatttttccaaggtcatggaaacgttttttttttataataaacacacaatcaagaggatattactacccttactatgcagaggcacagtgtgagcactaggaagaggagagagagttcaaaaggagatgtcggtgcacattggttttgaattcctaaatattgcaatgactaagAAAGACAGAGTGggataaggcattccacattcgcggagtacggctaaagaacgaatctctgtatttgacagtacagcCGAAATTgcgctcgagggtatactgatgagcattcctagaagcgcgagtattacggtgaaactgtttaaggggaggaatgcaactggatatgtcactagagcataagacgttaaaataacgctaaaaaggggtcagacaagagaccttacgacgatgttcaagcaaattaaatgaacttatgatgatgtTATCATCTATCagtttaaatgctctacgttcaatactatccaagaggcttaagtaagttgcaggagcaccagcctagatagatgagagttatactcaagctttggacgtatgtaagtcttgtagataatagccagatcagaacaAGTGAAATATTTCGCCATCcaatccatggataatggcaatgggggtatatctcggtTTAACGATACAACaaagcattgcgttttcgaagcattaaattccacgcggttttttaatccccattgaacaatgctgttaaggtcggaatttaatgagcttatcatattttgtcgttgcagttccacatccgaagaagagggatgtgagtctgaaaacgaatatgaaaagctaagagtactatccgcagcgaaacaatgtattggattagatgctgcagacaggagatcattaataaaaatgaaaagagtgttggagatagaacagagccctggagcacaccagcatttattttggggttttcagacttgaatccatccaatacaacttgtattgtaTGTATTACGAtctgaaaggtaattactaatccaatgaagcagggattcatgaaaaccgaaagcacgcattttcgataagagagcctgatgccaagccctatcaaatgcttttgaaatattaagtgcaataatctaactTTCCCCAAagcaatgtaaagatttgctccactgttcggtgagatgaaccatgagatcaccagtggacctattgcttcgaaagccgtactggtAATATGATGGttaatctcaccgaacagtggaacaaaattcttacatcattttggagcTCTTTTAtccaaaatgcgtgcttttggtatagaGGAATCTCTTATTTGTTGGATTAGTAACTatctttctaaccgttcaatacaagttgtattggatgggaTGGGATCTGTTTTGTCTCCTATTCTTTTTCCTTGTATtaataaacgatctcttgtctgccacttctaatccattgaACTGTTTAACTATCGACAGTACATTCAgcattttatattcgtttctagattcacatacTTGTCCTTCGGATATGAAACTTCGACGGAAGTGGATAAGGTCATTAAATTCCGCtctcgacagcattgttcaatcgGGAATTAcgaaccgtgtagaatttagtgattcaaaaactcaatgctgcccACTGTCGTTAAAGGGTAATCCGATGTCGCTATCCATGAGTGTCACTTTCATCCATTAAACTATAAACTTTCAGTATACTTAGCATGTGTACCACAGATCACGTATTATGAATGATCTCATatttgacattgccaaaaaCGCTCCTAGGTGCTTAGCATTTCTCCATAGACGGTGCAGGAAAatttcacctcttctgatctggctgtaatttacaaagattCATTCGTCCAAAGTCTGAATATAACTAttatatttgggcaggtgcccctaaaacaaagTAATGTCTTTTCGATAGAATCcaaaaaagaactttgaaaatgaaagctgatagaactataaccgaaataTTTACATCACCCGAACACCGCCGTTATGATTCATGCATTTCGTGGTTTTAACGATATTTTAACTTACACAGCCCTATCGGGAATTccttgggaaatatttttcccTTGGAATTTTTCCCTTCCCGGAAGCAAGTTCCTACTTTTTGGAAATCCACACGGAATTCTTTCTCCTTGGGAACAAATTTTGCcaacattaaaataataaagttattcTCGAACATAGTTTTGGAATGATTTGACAGTTGGTTCTTAGTGAAAAAATGTTTCGTTTTCGTCCTAGACctaattcttaattaaaaatgcaaagaatatcctttttattatatatgaaaTACAACGAGAACAACGAAGTGAACAAagatttataaagaaattttaagtaaacGTTTTTGGAACTCGAGCTTTGCTTTAACTATCTGCGTTCTTATCGCTTCCATTTCAAGGATGTGCCTTGAGGTTTTATCCAACATCTTCTTCTGAATTTCACTAATTTTGTCATTGGACCTTGTATGTTTTCCTGAAATGGTATTCCATTTATTCATAGTCTCAACTGCCTCTTCAACCCTATTGCAAAGTTCTTTTTGGTTTCAATTTCTCGTTCCAAAGCGACGTCAAAAGTTAGCctttttctggcttttttgtAGGACGAGGAGTTGAAGTACTGTTTTCAATGTTCAGCTGGGAGACTAAAAGTTAAAGCGTCTGGGCATTTTTCCACCGATTCTTCTAaggcaaaatttgtattatcgTTTCCTCCAACGCACTAAATTTATACTCCTTTTTTGGGGCCTCCAccgattctttcttaaaccgcacatcgagaatgtgtaatgctttagccaactctctTTTTCCCTCTATTTCGATGTTCAGAACTCCAAAACCAATATGACCAGGTATCTGCTTTTAAATCCTTCCACATTTTCCTAACGCTTGCACtgtgttaaaatataaacaatatataaagGGTTCTAATAACCCCTCGAGTGCCTCTgagttataaagaaaaaaatcgtaaaaaatatgtgtttaaatttatgtaactgtttttttttattattttagaataatttacagttcttttatttttaattcactaaacaaatatattttatggttattatttattctaacagtttaacagtttgttttttcttaaagcaTTGAGATTAAGACTATTTACTGCTGCCATTAACGTCAATATATTTGACATCATTTTCGTTGGCTTCtttatcatcatcgtcatcttcatcaCCGACTCCTTCTTCATTCATCATTCGAACAAATTCCTCAGCCAGCTTTTCAGCGTGGTCAAGCACTTGGTCTCTGGACCATGTTGCAGTTTCTGTTCGAAAAGATTGAACTTGTGATAGAAGATTCTCAAATATTTCCAATTGGGCTTCGACTGAATTCTCATCTGAACTTGTCTCGGCGGTTGTGGGCGATGCAAGGCCAATTGTTTTCAAGaagtttttgtttgctaaaagaAGTAggttaagttattttaaaacgaTAAAGCCATTTGAAATCACTAACCACCCGAACTAACATCGATATTAGACCAAACAAAACTCCTTAACGCTTGTTGCACTTCATCGTAGCCCAACGGATCATTGGGGTCATCCTCTTCGTCTTCTTCTCTAGATCTTTCCAGCTCTATCACATCAAACAGCAGGTTGGATCCTTGTTTGGCTTCTTTGTAGGTTATACCTTCATTTGAATCATCATAAAGTCGATCACAGAGCAGGATACCCAATTCGATTTGGTGGGCTTTAACGAAATCAGCATAGAAACCAATTCTCTTAGAGAATCCCCGCTGCAAGAATTTTGCATAAATCTGAAGGTTATTTACTTCTTATTACGATCCTCAAACTTACATTTCCCGAGTCGAAGTAGATTAAAAAGGCTTCTACACTTTCAATGATTTCCGCAGGCACTTGGTCAAGTTCGGTTTCGAGTGGAAGCAGcaataagtttgttttgtaatattttgtagTCAAATGATATTTGTATGCTTTGAAATTGAGTGGTGTTCCGACGTCAATGGAAACATGATCCtctttttcatcaattttacgAATTTCTTGAACATATAAAATGATTTGCAGAATGTTTGGAATTCAGATAAGAGTTTGTTTTCTTACTCACTGTTTATTATTTCCAATGGAGAAACCTTTCCTTCGGATGCAATCAGTACGATTGGTGACTCAATCATGATGGAGGGTTATTTCGGAATGTtttatttggaaacaaaattctGTCAACTGGATGCAAAACActtaagaaaaattacaaaacaataaaacagttttagtttttaattattttttaattgggaCAAAGAAAAATACGGAGTTGTTAAGAgtttttacagttttattttgtgttttgacatttaacttTAGGgatgtttgttttgtgtttttattttctaaaatgacagatgtcacaTTATGAAAGAGTTcggaaatgtttttttcttgggtCGAATACGCATGCGGTAAGATTATGATTGCATTCAGTTAAGAAAATTTCTAACATAacatacaaatgaaaattacTGTCCTTATTCTCAATGAActataattttctatttaagaaaatgtttaccaTGGCTCTTtgagtttgtttaaaatttgaaacagatGATGATGACGTCAATGTTTTGAAAGGTTCTGTAGAAAGTCgagaatttgtatttatgtttaCTAAAGGTAGAGCCATGTCCAATTGGACTGGTTTTAAATGACTCTGAGTCAATTGGCTCGGCCGTGTATGTCcagctttaatatttaaatcttaaattaataGCTTATTACAAAAAAGAAGTAATTAACTACTCTCGATATTATTTGTTAATATccttgtaataatttttatattttcattgtttgtttgtattatatGGTACATTATATTGTCATTGTTGTTGTAGGGAACGATTAATGAGGTATGGAAGATTCTGAATaccaaaaattttgaattgcaaACAAAACAGCTAGAATGTATTCGAGGACTTCCCTCAGGTTCATTGGTAGGATGTGACTTAACcaacttgtttttaattcaactatTGTCTTGTACCGTTGCAAATGTTTTAGAGTAAAGTGTAGCATTTTGACCATGCAAGAAATCACATAAGAAGTCTTT
It encodes:
- the LOC129939304 gene encoding alpha- and gamma-adaptin-binding protein p34 translates to MIESPIVLIASEGKVSPLEIINKIRKIDEKEDHVSIDVGTPLNFKAYKYHLTTKYYKTNLLLLPLETELDQVPAEIIESVEAFLIYFDSGNRGFSKRIGFYADFVKAHQIELGILLCDRLYDDSNEGITYKEAKQGSNLLFDVIELERSREEDEEDDPNDPLGYDEVQQALRSFVWSNIDVSSGANKNFLKTIGLASPTTAETSSDENSVEAQLEIFENLLSQVQSFRTETATWSRDQVLDHAEKLAEEFVRMMNEEGVGDEDDDDDKEANENDVKYIDVNGSSK